One region of Vibrio pelagius genomic DNA includes:
- a CDS encoding GNAT family N-acetyltransferase: protein MSLTLRAAQSSDLEQLNEMMFDLHHYHHLASPEHFKTAEEIEQEKSIARYLDDPQCLVYVALKGQLIVGFVTGHFCELVSTVSKPVQMGSIDELFVLPDYRNQAIAKKLFSKLEKTFDDYGVKQVFVEVWDFNDNAKQFYQKMGFIPHIQWWRKSLVKS from the coding sequence ATGAGCCTAACATTGAGAGCTGCACAAAGCTCAGACCTTGAGCAGCTGAACGAGATGATGTTCGATCTACATCATTATCACCATCTCGCTAGCCCGGAGCACTTTAAAACTGCTGAGGAGATTGAACAGGAAAAGAGTATCGCTCGATACCTTGATGATCCTCAATGCTTGGTTTATGTGGCTTTGAAAGGACAGCTGATAGTGGGTTTTGTCACCGGACATTTTTGTGAATTGGTGTCCACAGTGAGTAAACCGGTTCAAATGGGCAGTATTGATGAATTGTTTGTTTTGCCCGATTACCGAAATCAAGCGATTGCCAAGAAGTTATTCAGTAAATTAGAGAAAACATTTGATGATTATGGAGTGAAGCAGGTGTTCGTTGAAGTATGGGACTTTAATGACAATGCCAAGCAGTTCTATCAAAAAATGGGGTTCATACCGCACATTCAATGGTGGAGAAAGTCTTTGGTGAAAAGCTAG
- a CDS encoding propionyl-CoA synthetase, which produces MQIGAYQAAYDFATRNPEQYWQSQAQCIDWFEEPTRILEKDDNGIERWFSDGVMNTCWLALDYHCDQGRGDTTALVYDSPVTGVKKHYSYVELRDQVAKVAGLLAAQGVKKGDRVVIYMPMIPEAVMAMLACARLGAIHSVVFGGFAPHELAVRIEDAEPKVLITASCGIEINKVIPYKPLVDRAIMDSRWKPQNVLVFQRPECEAELQNERDLDWQQEMENALPHGCVPVLATDPLYILYTSGTTGKPKGVVRDNGGHAVAMKYSMSTIYNMPQDGVFWAASDVGWVVGHSYIVYAPLIHGCTTILFEGKPVRTPDPGAFWRVCEEYSVNVLFSAPTAFRAIKKEDPEGECLKQYDLSKLDTIFMAGERLDPPTLEWVESKTAKPVVDHWWQTETGWAIAGNPTGLELMPVKAGSATKPVPGYQVEILDELGETAQPNQQGFVAIKRPLPPGCLPTVWRNHDRFESGYLSQFPGYYVSGDGGYLDEEGYLFIMGRIDDVINVAGHRLSTGEMEEIVGGHPAIAECAVVGIHDDLKGQLPLGLVVLKDGVKVDDVELQGELVGKVRNEIGAVACFKQALVVDRLPKTRSGKILRKTIRQIADGEQYVVPSTIDDPSSLKEIESRLSKEV; this is translated from the coding sequence ATGCAAATAGGTGCTTACCAAGCTGCCTATGATTTTGCGACGCGTAACCCTGAGCAATACTGGCAAAGCCAAGCCCAATGTATTGATTGGTTTGAAGAACCTACCCGAATTTTAGAGAAAGATGATAATGGTATTGAGCGCTGGTTTTCGGATGGCGTGATGAATACTTGTTGGCTCGCACTTGATTATCATTGTGATCAGGGACGAGGCGATACCACTGCGCTTGTCTATGACTCTCCCGTAACCGGCGTTAAGAAGCACTACAGCTATGTGGAGTTACGCGATCAAGTAGCGAAAGTCGCTGGTTTGCTAGCGGCTCAAGGAGTCAAGAAGGGTGACCGAGTAGTTATCTATATGCCGATGATTCCCGAAGCGGTGATGGCGATGCTTGCCTGTGCGAGACTTGGTGCGATTCACTCAGTGGTATTTGGAGGTTTTGCCCCTCATGAGCTTGCGGTACGCATTGAAGACGCTGAGCCCAAGGTGCTGATCACAGCGTCATGTGGTATCGAAATCAACAAAGTTATCCCTTACAAGCCTTTAGTTGATAGAGCGATCATGGATAGCCGCTGGAAGCCACAAAACGTACTGGTGTTTCAACGTCCTGAATGTGAAGCTGAGCTACAAAATGAGCGAGATTTGGATTGGCAGCAGGAGATGGAGAACGCACTGCCTCACGGTTGTGTGCCTGTGCTTGCGACCGATCCTCTTTATATCTTGTATACCTCAGGCACCACAGGTAAGCCTAAAGGGGTTGTGCGCGACAATGGCGGTCATGCGGTCGCGATGAAGTATTCGATGAGTACCATCTACAACATGCCTCAAGATGGTGTTTTCTGGGCTGCCTCTGACGTTGGATGGGTTGTTGGTCACTCTTACATTGTCTATGCCCCTTTAATTCACGGTTGTACGACCATTCTGTTTGAAGGTAAGCCAGTTCGAACTCCCGATCCGGGTGCATTTTGGCGAGTTTGTGAAGAGTACTCTGTGAACGTTTTATTCTCAGCTCCTACAGCGTTCCGCGCTATTAAGAAAGAAGACCCAGAGGGCGAATGTCTCAAGCAGTATGATCTATCAAAGCTCGACACTATCTTTATGGCGGGTGAGCGTTTGGACCCACCAACCCTAGAGTGGGTTGAAAGTAAAACAGCTAAACCGGTTGTCGATCATTGGTGGCAGACCGAGACAGGTTGGGCGATAGCGGGTAACCCAACCGGCTTAGAACTGATGCCGGTGAAAGCTGGTTCAGCCACTAAACCTGTTCCGGGCTATCAAGTCGAGATCTTGGATGAGTTGGGAGAAACGGCTCAGCCAAATCAGCAAGGCTTCGTTGCGATTAAGCGGCCTCTGCCTCCGGGTTGTCTCCCTACCGTGTGGCGCAATCACGATCGTTTCGAATCTGGCTACTTGAGTCAGTTCCCCGGTTACTACGTATCGGGTGATGGTGGATATCTAGATGAAGAGGGCTATCTATTCATTATGGGACGTATCGACGATGTGATTAACGTTGCCGGCCATAGATTGTCGACCGGTGAAATGGAAGAGATAGTTGGTGGCCACCCTGCTATTGCTGAATGTGCGGTTGTGGGAATTCACGATGACTTAAAAGGGCAGCTTCCGCTTGGATTAGTGGTGCTCAAAGATGGCGTAAAAGTCGATGACGTTGAGCTTCAAGGTGAATTGGTAGGCAAGGTTCGTAATGAAATTGGGGCGGTTGCCTGTTTTAAACAAGCGCTGGTGGTTGATCGTCTGCCTAAAACTCGTTCTGGAAAAATTCTCCGTAAGACGATACGGCAAATCGCGGACGGAGAGCAGTACGTTGTTCCTTCAACGATTGATGACCCGTCTAGCCTAAAAGAAATCGAAAGTCGTCTATCTAAAGAGGTTTAG
- the prpF gene encoding 2-methylaconitate cis-trans isomerase PrpF, producing MSIHQLKIAATYMRGGTSKGVFFNLVDLPERAQTPGEYRDKLLMRVIGSPDPYGKQTDGMGGATSSTSKVVIASKSEQPGHDVDYLFGQVAIDKPFVDWSGNCGNLSAAIGPYAIHAGLVDPERVPMNGVVKVRVWQANIEKTIIVHVPMINGQVQEVGDFELDGVTFPAAEIQVDFMEPAGEVGSVLPTGQAVDLLDVPELGCIEVSLVNAGIPTIFVDASVLGYQGTELQEDINSDEKALALFESIRAHGAVAMGLIDDISEAQMRQHTPKVAFVSPPKPYKASSGKMVEEAEIDVLVRALSMGKLHHAMMGTAAVAIASAAAISGTLVNRAAGGGERDFTTFGHPSGTLKVGAGASLTPQGWAVEKAMMSRSARILMEGLVRVPCPL from the coding sequence ATGAGTATTCATCAATTGAAAATTGCGGCCACCTACATGCGAGGTGGCACTAGTAAAGGTGTTTTCTTCAATCTCGTCGACCTGCCAGAGCGAGCGCAAACGCCCGGCGAGTATCGAGACAAGTTGCTGATGCGCGTGATTGGTAGTCCAGACCCTTACGGCAAACAGACAGACGGTATGGGAGGAGCGACATCCAGTACCAGTAAAGTGGTGATTGCATCTAAGAGTGAGCAACCTGGGCACGATGTCGATTATCTATTTGGTCAGGTAGCGATTGATAAACCGTTTGTCGATTGGAGCGGTAACTGTGGCAACTTATCAGCGGCTATCGGGCCTTATGCCATTCATGCGGGTTTAGTTGATCCAGAACGAGTCCCAATGAATGGTGTAGTTAAAGTTCGGGTTTGGCAAGCCAATATCGAGAAGACGATTATTGTCCATGTACCGATGATTAATGGTCAAGTTCAAGAGGTCGGTGATTTTGAGTTGGATGGCGTGACTTTTCCTGCGGCTGAAATTCAGGTCGACTTTATGGAACCCGCAGGTGAGGTGGGGAGTGTGCTTCCAACCGGACAAGCGGTTGATCTACTCGATGTTCCTGAATTGGGTTGTATTGAGGTGAGTTTGGTTAACGCAGGGATACCAACCATCTTTGTTGATGCCTCCGTTCTTGGATATCAAGGAACCGAACTGCAAGAAGACATCAACTCTGACGAGAAAGCCTTAGCGCTGTTTGAGTCGATTCGAGCACACGGCGCTGTTGCTATGGGGTTGATTGACGATATTAGTGAGGCGCAAATGCGTCAGCACACGCCGAAGGTAGCGTTTGTATCGCCACCGAAACCGTATAAAGCATCTAGTGGGAAGATGGTCGAAGAGGCTGAGATTGACGTCTTGGTTCGAGCGCTGTCCATGGGCAAACTGCACCACGCCATGATGGGAACAGCAGCCGTTGCCATCGCGTCGGCCGCCGCCATATCCGGAACACTGGTTAATCGCGCAGCGGGTGGTGGCGAACGAGATTTTACGACCTTTGGACACCCTTCTGGAACGTTGAAAGTGGGAGCCGGTGCTTCGTTAACCCCTCAAGGTTGGGCGGTAGAGAAAGCCATGATGAGCAGAAGCGCTCGGATCCTAATGGAAGGGTTGGTGCGCGTACCTTGCCCATTGTAA
- the acnD gene encoding Fe/S-dependent 2-methylisocitrate dehydratase AcnD, translating into MTEYTQDREQYRNQFRKVLPGTNLEFYDVREAVEQLAPGSYDTLPYTSKVLAEQILRRCDIDSLQASLEQIIERKRERDFPWYPARVVCHDILGQTALVDLAGLRDAIADQGGEPAKVNPVVETQLIVDHSLAVEHAGFEDDAFDKNRAIEERRNEDRFHFIEWCKTAFKNVNVIPAGNGIMHQINLEKMSPVIQNKNGLAYPDTCVGTDSHTPHVDALGVIAIGVGGLEAETVMLGRPSMMRLPDIVGVKLTGKRQEGITATDIVLAITEFLRKERVVSSYLEFFGEGARALSIGDRATISNMTPEYGATAGMFYIDEQTIQYLKLTGRKPEQVDLVERYAKQVGLWADDMTSAKYERVLEFDLSQVERNLAGPSNPHRRLPTSELQQQGISHEELTESDDSQMPDGAVIIAAITSCTNTSNPRNVVAAGLVAKKANQLGLVRKPWVKTSFAPGSKVAKLYLESAGLLDELETLGFGIVGYACTTCNGMSGALDPKIQQEIIDRDLYTTAVLSGNRNFDGRIHPYAKQAFLASPPLVVAYALAGTMRFDIEKHSLGNDASGNPIYLSDLWPSDEEIDAVVAQHVKPQQFNDIYIQMFKLDEEQSASEPLYDWRPKSTYIRRPPYWEGALAGERSLKGMRPLAILGDNITTDHLSPSNAILASSAAGEYLAKMGVPEEDFNSYATHRGDHLTAQRATFANPKLFNEMVQENGKVVQGSLARIEPEGKVTRMWEAIETYMDRKQPLIVIAGADYGQGSSRDWAAKGVRLAGVEAIVAEGFERIHRTNLVGMGVLPLQFKAGENRNTLKLDGTELFDVHGDITPGADLALVITRQDGSRLDVAVTCRLDTEDEVHVYQAGGVLQRFAKDFLAQ; encoded by the coding sequence ATGACCGAATATACCCAAGACCGTGAGCAGTATCGAAATCAGTTTCGAAAAGTGTTGCCGGGAACTAACCTTGAATTTTATGACGTACGTGAAGCGGTTGAGCAACTCGCTCCCGGTAGTTACGACACCTTACCTTACACCTCTAAAGTGCTGGCTGAGCAGATTCTAAGACGTTGTGATATCGACTCGCTACAAGCCAGCCTAGAACAGATCATCGAAAGAAAACGAGAGCGTGATTTCCCTTGGTATCCTGCTCGCGTTGTTTGTCACGACATCCTTGGGCAAACCGCATTGGTTGATCTCGCAGGTTTAAGAGATGCCATTGCGGATCAAGGCGGCGAACCAGCCAAAGTAAACCCTGTGGTTGAGACGCAACTGATTGTTGATCACTCATTGGCTGTTGAACACGCCGGCTTTGAAGACGACGCTTTTGATAAAAACCGCGCCATTGAAGAGCGTCGCAATGAAGACCGCTTCCATTTTATTGAATGGTGTAAAACGGCGTTTAAGAACGTGAATGTTATCCCTGCGGGTAACGGGATCATGCATCAGATCAACCTTGAGAAGATGTCGCCAGTGATTCAAAACAAAAACGGCCTAGCATATCCAGACACTTGTGTCGGTACCGATAGCCATACTCCTCACGTTGATGCACTAGGCGTTATCGCGATTGGTGTTGGCGGACTAGAAGCTGAAACTGTGATGCTTGGACGACCATCAATGATGCGTTTGCCTGATATCGTGGGTGTTAAGCTCACTGGGAAACGTCAAGAAGGTATTACTGCAACAGATATCGTGCTCGCGATTACTGAGTTCTTGCGTAAAGAGCGTGTTGTCTCTAGCTACCTGGAGTTTTTTGGGGAAGGGGCGAGAGCCTTGTCGATTGGTGACCGTGCGACGATCTCTAACATGACACCGGAATATGGCGCGACTGCGGGTATGTTCTACATCGATGAGCAGACCATTCAGTATCTCAAGCTAACGGGGCGTAAGCCAGAGCAGGTCGATTTGGTAGAGCGTTATGCTAAGCAAGTTGGGCTTTGGGCTGATGATATGACTTCAGCGAAATATGAGCGTGTGCTTGAGTTTGATTTGTCGCAGGTTGAGCGAAATCTTGCTGGCCCGTCTAACCCTCATCGTCGACTACCAACTTCTGAATTACAGCAGCAAGGGATCAGCCATGAAGAGCTGACTGAGAGCGACGACAGTCAAATGCCAGATGGTGCGGTTATCATTGCTGCTATCACGTCTTGTACTAATACCAGTAACCCAAGAAATGTGGTTGCAGCAGGCTTAGTCGCTAAAAAAGCCAATCAATTGGGGCTTGTCCGCAAACCGTGGGTGAAAACCTCGTTTGCTCCGGGGTCAAAAGTGGCCAAGCTTTACCTTGAATCAGCCGGCTTATTGGATGAGCTTGAAACGCTGGGCTTCGGTATTGTCGGCTATGCCTGTACCACCTGTAACGGCATGAGTGGCGCGCTAGATCCTAAGATTCAACAAGAAATCATAGACAGAGATCTGTACACCACCGCGGTGTTATCTGGAAACCGAAACTTCGATGGTCGTATTCACCCTTATGCCAAGCAAGCGTTTTTGGCCTCCCCTCCACTGGTTGTCGCTTATGCGCTTGCAGGGACAATGCGCTTTGATATTGAGAAGCACAGCCTCGGCAATGACGCATCGGGCAATCCGATCTATTTGAGCGACTTATGGCCAAGTGATGAAGAGATTGATGCAGTTGTCGCGCAGCACGTAAAACCACAACAGTTTAACGATATCTACATTCAAATGTTTAAGTTGGATGAAGAGCAGTCTGCCAGCGAGCCTCTCTACGATTGGCGTCCGAAGAGCACCTACATCCGTCGTCCTCCATATTGGGAAGGGGCATTGGCGGGCGAGCGTTCGTTGAAAGGAATGCGACCGCTGGCAATTCTGGGTGACAACATCACCACGGATCACCTTTCTCCGTCTAATGCGATTCTCGCGAGCAGTGCGGCCGGTGAGTACTTAGCCAAAATGGGTGTGCCAGAAGAGGACTTTAACTCTTATGCGACTCACCGAGGCGACCACTTAACGGCGCAACGTGCCACTTTTGCTAACCCTAAGCTCTTTAATGAGATGGTCCAAGAAAATGGCAAAGTGGTACAGGGCTCCCTCGCTCGTATCGAACCTGAGGGCAAGGTAACACGCATGTGGGAAGCCATTGAAACCTATATGGATAGAAAGCAACCTCTGATCGTGATCGCGGGTGCAGACTACGGCCAAGGCTCATCTCGAGATTGGGCTGCCAAAGGTGTTCGCTTGGCAGGTGTAGAAGCGATTGTTGCTGAAGGCTTCGAGCGTATCCACCGTACCAACCTTGTCGGCATGGGCGTGCTGCCACTGCAATTTAAAGCAGGGGAAAATCGCAATACGCTCAAGCTAGATGGCACAGAACTGTTTGATGTCCATGGGGATATCACACCGGGCGCTGATCTCGCGCTGGTTATTACACGTCAGGATGGTAGCCGATTGGATGTGGCAGTGACTTGTCGTCTCGATACCGAAGACGAAGTGCATGTCTATCAAGCTGGTGGCGTACTTCAACGCTTTGCCAAAGACTTTTTGGCGCAGTAG
- the prpC gene encoding bifunctional 2-methylcitrate synthase/citrate synthase: MTTTVSNKASVEEKASAKAPIGGAGLRGQSAGETALCTVGKSGTGLTYRGYDITDLANNAQFEEVAYLLLRGHLPNAKELDDYKTKLVGLRGLPDSLKAALELIPADAHPMDVMRTGCSMLGNIEQETDFTQQLNATERMLALFPAIICYWYRFSHDGVRVDTEDHSEACIGGYFLKMLTDETPSELHKQVMHCSLILYAEHEFNASTFAARVCASTLSDIHSCVTAAIGTLRGPLHGGANEAAMEMIQDWQTPEEAESNIMQMLANKDKIMGFGHAIYRESDPRNALIKQWSKALSEEVGDTKLYAVSERVESVMKREKGLFCNADFFHASAYHFMDIPTKLFTPIFVMSRLTGWAAHVFEQRANNRIIRPSADYTGPEHQEWLPIHLR; encoded by the coding sequence ATGACCACTACAGTGAGCAACAAAGCAAGTGTCGAAGAGAAAGCATCTGCTAAAGCACCTATCGGCGGCGCGGGTCTTCGAGGCCAAAGTGCAGGCGAGACTGCTTTGTGTACCGTGGGTAAATCAGGTACTGGTTTGACGTACCGCGGCTACGACATTACCGACCTTGCTAATAATGCCCAGTTTGAGGAAGTGGCGTACCTACTGCTCAGAGGCCATCTACCCAATGCGAAAGAGCTTGATGATTACAAGACTAAGCTTGTTGGCTTACGTGGCTTACCTGATTCATTAAAAGCAGCGCTTGAGTTAATTCCTGCTGATGCGCACCCAATGGATGTGATGCGCACGGGTTGTTCCATGTTGGGCAACATTGAGCAAGAGACAGATTTTACTCAGCAACTTAATGCGACTGAGCGAATGCTTGCGCTGTTTCCTGCCATTATCTGTTACTGGTATCGCTTTAGTCACGACGGCGTGAGAGTAGATACTGAGGATCACAGTGAAGCATGTATCGGCGGCTACTTCTTGAAAATGCTAACCGACGAAACGCCATCTGAGCTACATAAGCAGGTGATGCACTGTTCACTTATCCTTTACGCTGAGCATGAGTTTAATGCTTCAACGTTTGCGGCACGTGTGTGTGCTTCGACACTGTCCGATATTCACTCATGTGTGACTGCGGCGATTGGTACGCTGCGAGGCCCTCTGCATGGTGGTGCGAATGAAGCTGCGATGGAGATGATTCAAGATTGGCAGACACCAGAAGAAGCTGAATCCAATATCATGCAGATGCTTGCTAACAAAGACAAAATCATGGGCTTCGGTCACGCTATCTACCGTGAAAGCGATCCACGTAACGCTCTGATTAAGCAATGGTCTAAGGCGCTTTCTGAAGAAGTGGGTGACACTAAACTGTATGCAGTTTCAGAGCGTGTTGAGTCGGTAATGAAGCGCGAGAAAGGCTTGTTCTGTAACGCTGACTTCTTCCATGCCTCGGCGTATCACTTCATGGATATCCCAACTAAGCTGTTCACTCCGATCTTTGTGATGAGCCGTTTGACTGGTTGGGCTGCGCACGTGTTCGAGCAGAGAGCCAACAACCGTATCATTCGCCCAAGTGCGGACTACACGGGGCCTGAGCACCAAGAGTGGTTGCCTATCCATTTGCGTTAA
- the prpB gene encoding methylisocitrate lyase, translating to MNLSPGAKFREAVANNHPLQIVGTINPYCAMMAKNLGHQAIYLSGGGIANASYGLPDLGITTLNDVLVDVERITNACDLPLLVDIDTGFGGAFNIARTIKAMEKAGAAAIHMEDQVAQKRCGHRPNKAIVSQAEMVDRVKAAADARVDIDFVIMARTDALAVEGIDSAIERAIACVEAGADMIFPEAMNQLDQYVKFSTALQSATGRHIPILANITEFGQTPLYNCKELAEAHVDMVLYPLSAFRAMNKAAENVYKHLLTEGNQEALLDSMQTRKELYQHLNYHDYENKLDQLFASDESE from the coding sequence ATGAATCTATCGCCAGGAGCTAAGTTTCGTGAAGCGGTTGCAAATAACCATCCGCTGCAGATCGTCGGAACCATTAACCCTTATTGCGCCATGATGGCGAAAAACCTAGGGCATCAGGCTATCTATTTGTCAGGTGGTGGTATTGCCAATGCGTCTTATGGACTACCCGATTTAGGCATCACCACATTAAACGACGTGCTGGTGGATGTAGAGCGCATTACTAATGCGTGTGATTTGCCACTTTTGGTCGACATTGATACTGGTTTTGGTGGGGCATTCAATATTGCTCGTACTATCAAAGCGATGGAAAAAGCTGGAGCCGCGGCGATTCATATGGAAGACCAAGTGGCGCAGAAACGATGCGGTCACCGTCCAAATAAGGCCATTGTAAGCCAAGCTGAGATGGTCGACCGAGTAAAAGCGGCAGCAGATGCAAGGGTAGACATCGACTTTGTGATCATGGCGAGAACAGACGCTTTGGCCGTTGAAGGCATCGATAGTGCTATTGAACGTGCAATTGCATGTGTAGAAGCAGGCGCAGATATGATCTTCCCTGAAGCAATGAATCAGCTTGATCAATACGTGAAGTTCTCAACAGCGCTGCAATCTGCCACAGGCCGTCATATTCCTATTTTGGCCAATATTACTGAGTTTGGTCAGACACCATTATACAACTGCAAAGAACTGGCAGAGGCTCATGTCGACATGGTTCTTTACCCGTTGAGCGCCTTTAGAGCGATGAACAAAGCAGCGGAAAATGTCTACAAACATCTGTTAACAGAAGGAAATCAAGAGGCGCTGCTTGATTCAATGCAGACACGTAAAGAGCTTTACCAGCACCTCAATTACCATGATTACGAGAATAAGCTCGATCAGCTGTTTGCGAGTGACGAGAGCGAATAG
- a CDS encoding GntR family transcriptional regulator, with amino-acid sequence MATTAVNTLLNDDPKLKGGDKEHTKSASLTEYLIEAIVSGELEPGAKISEPELAKRFEVSRGPLREAMMRVEGLGLIERIPHVGARVITLCEEKLIELYSVREALEGMAARLAARYITAEELMSLEGLLLTHSKHIDQVDGASYFHQHGDFDFHYRIIKASRNSKLEALLCDELYHLLRMYRYQSPRAQSRPIEALNEHKFILQAISQRDEELAEMLMRRHISGSRRLIEQRLQVKQDAQ; translated from the coding sequence ATGGCGACAACCGCAGTAAATACCTTGCTTAATGATGACCCTAAGTTAAAAGGGGGCGACAAAGAGCATACTAAGTCAGCGAGTCTGACTGAGTATCTGATTGAAGCCATTGTTAGTGGTGAACTTGAGCCGGGCGCAAAAATCTCTGAGCCAGAACTGGCTAAACGATTTGAAGTGAGCCGTGGCCCGCTACGAGAAGCCATGATGAGAGTCGAAGGGCTTGGGCTGATTGAGCGTATTCCTCATGTTGGTGCTCGCGTAATTACCCTTTGCGAAGAGAAGCTGATCGAGCTCTATTCGGTACGAGAAGCACTTGAAGGCATGGCGGCGAGATTGGCGGCTCGTTACATCACAGCCGAAGAGTTGATGAGTTTAGAAGGGTTGCTACTGACTCACTCAAAGCACATTGACCAAGTAGATGGCGCTTCTTACTTCCATCAGCACGGTGACTTTGACTTCCATTACCGAATCATCAAAGCGAGTCGTAATAGCAAGTTAGAGGCGCTTTTGTGCGATGAGCTTTATCACTTGCTTCGTATGTACCGCTACCAATCTCCTCGAGCTCAATCACGCCCAATCGAAGCTCTCAACGAACACAAGTTTATTCTGCAAGCAATCAGTCAGCGAGATGAAGAGTTAGCAGAAATGTTGATGAGAAGACATATATCAGGCAGTCGCCGCCTTATTGAGCAGCGATTGCAAGTTAAACAGGACGCTCAATAA
- a CDS encoding tripartite tricarboxylate transporter substrate binding protein produces the protein MFKAMKPSIAATVIAATFSFNTFAADVEKIHFLIPGGAGGGWDMTARGTGDVLVKSDIVENVSFQNLSGGGGGKAIAHLIETAKRQEDTLMVNSTPIVVRSLTGIFPQSFRDLTPVAATIADYGAIVTSADSKYDTWEDVVKEFESNPRKVKIAGGSARGSMDHLVVAAAFKGEGFDAKKVRYIAYDAGGKAMAALLSGETQLLSTGLGEVLEMSKSGQVKVLAVTAPKRLDAAPNIPTLTEYGNETVFANWRGFFAAPGTSQAKIDEWNQALTKMYTTDEWKVVRDRNGWIDNYKADKEFYTFLEDQEKQMGDLMRELGFLK, from the coding sequence ATGTTCAAGGCAATGAAACCCTCTATCGCAGCGACTGTGATCGCCGCTACCTTCTCATTCAACACTTTTGCGGCAGACGTAGAGAAAATCCACTTCTTAATTCCTGGCGGCGCAGGCGGCGGTTGGGACATGACTGCTCGTGGTACTGGCGATGTATTGGTAAAGTCTGACATCGTAGAAAATGTCTCTTTTCAAAACCTGTCTGGTGGCGGCGGCGGTAAAGCGATTGCACACCTTATTGAAACGGCTAAGCGTCAAGAAGACACGCTAATGGTCAACTCCACACCGATTGTTGTTCGTTCACTGACAGGGATATTCCCTCAATCTTTCCGTGACCTAACTCCAGTTGCTGCAACCATTGCGGACTATGGCGCGATCGTAACGTCTGCAGACTCTAAGTACGACACCTGGGAAGATGTGGTTAAAGAGTTCGAATCTAACCCTCGTAAAGTCAAAATTGCTGGTGGCTCAGCTCGTGGTAGCATGGACCATCTAGTCGTAGCGGCAGCATTTAAAGGTGAAGGTTTTGACGCTAAGAAAGTGCGTTACATTGCCTACGATGCAGGCGGCAAAGCGATGGCAGCTCTACTCTCGGGTGAGACACAACTGCTTTCAACAGGTCTTGGCGAAGTACTAGAAATGTCGAAATCTGGCCAAGTAAAGGTACTGGCGGTTACAGCACCTAAACGACTCGATGCAGCGCCGAATATCCCGACTCTAACTGAGTACGGTAACGAAACTGTTTTTGCTAACTGGCGTGGTTTCTTCGCAGCTCCGGGGACAAGCCAAGCGAAAATTGATGAGTGGAACCAAGCACTGACGAAAATGTACACCACCGATGAGTGGAAGGTGGTTCGCGACCGTAACGGTTGGATCGACAACTACAAAGCCGATAAAGAGTTCTACACCTTCCTAGAAGATCAAGAGAAGCAAATGGGTGACCTAATGCGCGAACTTGGTTTCCTTAAGTAA
- a CDS encoding tripartite tricarboxylate transporter TctB family protein — MSEQSNTFLSKENLLTRDRIGALVFLLVCLCYGYQTTLIPLFPGDEYEPFTARTLPTLLTFAGIGLALILLVTGKQEPKNSCDTTPLNWKLLIGFLVLMALYGVGLTYLGFVLATGFFLLAGFYLLGERRKPILIGASFPFVIVFYLLLTQGLDIYLEPGLIYTLW, encoded by the coding sequence ATGTCGGAACAATCGAACACGTTCTTATCCAAAGAGAACCTACTCACTCGCGATCGCATCGGTGCCCTCGTTTTCTTACTGGTTTGCTTGTGCTATGGCTACCAAACAACCCTTATTCCTCTGTTTCCTGGGGATGAATACGAACCTTTTACAGCGCGAACACTCCCAACCCTACTCACCTTTGCGGGTATTGGGCTGGCGCTGATCTTACTCGTAACCGGAAAACAAGAACCGAAGAATTCCTGCGATACCACACCGCTTAACTGGAAGCTGTTGATCGGTTTCTTGGTTCTAATGGCACTGTATGGTGTTGGGCTTACCTATCTCGGCTTTGTTTTAGCAACCGGCTTCTTCTTGTTGGCAGGTTTTTATCTACTGGGTGAACGCAGAAAGCCAATCCTGATTGGTGCTTCATTTCCGTTCGTCATCGTTTTTTATCTTCTATTAACTCAGGGATTGGATATCTATCTAGAACCTGGTCTTATCTACACTCTTTGGTAG